One region of Candidatus Binatus sp. genomic DNA includes:
- the rpsI gene encoding 30S ribosomal protein S9 has translation MAEKKNIIWTTGRRKTAVARVRMLPGSGTITINERTLEDYFPRPTSRMRILEPFEATETVGQYDVLVNVEGGGIAAQADAVRHGISRALVSATETLRPTLRKGGMLTRDPREVERKKYGRHKARKRPQYSKR, from the coding sequence ATGGCAGAAAAGAAAAACATCATCTGGACTACGGGGCGGCGCAAGACCGCGGTGGCGCGCGTCAGGATGCTGCCCGGCAGCGGCACGATCACGATTAACGAGCGCACGCTCGAGGACTACTTTCCGCGCCCGACGTCGCGAATGCGGATTCTGGAGCCGTTCGAGGCGACCGAGACCGTGGGGCAGTACGATGTGCTGGTGAACGTCGAGGGCGGCGGAATCGCGGCGCAGGCCGACGCGGTCCGTCACGGGATTTCGCGCGCGCTGGTCAGTGCGACCGAGACGCTGCGGCCGACGCTGCGCAAAGGCGGGATGCTGACGCGCGATCCGCGCGAGGTTGAGCGCAAGAAGTACGGGCGTCACAAGGCGCGCAAGCGGCCGCAATACTCCAAGCGTTAG
- the rplM gene encoding 50S ribosomal protein L13 has translation MKLTEQTRSISRENGLRDRNWVVIDASERALGRVASRAASLLTGKTRPDYTPNQDTGDFVVIINAAKVRLTGSKSLSKLYHRHTEWPGGIRTTSAGKMLEAKPERLLEIAVKGMLPKNRLGHQIFNKLKVYRGAEHPHAAQKPKSVSV, from the coding sequence TTGAAGCTAACCGAACAAACCCGCAGCATCTCGCGCGAGAATGGGCTGCGCGACCGCAACTGGGTGGTGATCGATGCAAGCGAGCGAGCGCTCGGACGGGTGGCGTCGCGCGCGGCAAGCCTGCTGACCGGCAAGACCCGGCCCGATTACACTCCCAACCAGGATACCGGCGATTTCGTCGTTATCATCAACGCCGCCAAGGTTCGCCTGACGGGATCGAAATCGCTGAGCAAGCTGTATCATCGCCATACGGAATGGCCGGGTGGAATCCGCACGACGTCGGCGGGCAAGATGCTCGAAGCCAAGCCCGAGCGGCTGCTGGAGATTGCGGTGAAGGGGATGCTGCCGAAGAATCGACTCGGCCATCAGATTTTCAATAAGCTCAAGGTTTATCGCGGCGCGGAGCATCCGCACGCTGCGCAGAAGCCCAAAAGCGTAAGCGTATAA